A portion of the Gorilla gorilla gorilla isolate KB3781 chromosome X, NHGRI_mGorGor1-v2.1_pri, whole genome shotgun sequence genome contains these proteins:
- the AKAP14 gene encoding A-kinase anchor protein 14 isoform X2 has translation MSETQNSTSQKAMDEDNKAASQTMPNTQDKNYEDELTQVALALVEDVINYAVKIVEEERNPLKNIKWMTHGEFTVEKGLKQIDEYFSDAPIVVSYVGDHQALVHRPGMVRFRENWQKNLTDAKYSFMESFPFLFNRV, from the exons atgagtgagACTCAAAATTCAACAAGCCAGAAAGCAATGGATGAGGATAACAAAGCCGCAAGCCAAACAATGCCGAATACACAAGACAAGAACTACGAGGATGAATTGACTCAAGTAGCTCTAGCTCTGGTTGAGGATGTCATCAATTATGCTGTTAAGATTGTGGAAG AGGAGCGAAACCCTTTGAAAAACATCAAGTGGATGACTCACGGTGAATTCACTGTGGAAAAGGGTCTTAAACAAATTGACGAATATTTTTCG GATGCACCCATTGTTGTTTCTTATGTAGGTGACCACCAAGCATTAGTTCACAG aCCAGGAATGGTTCGCTTTcgagaaaactggcagaagaatCTTACTGATGCCAAATATAGTTTCATGGAGTCATTCCCCTTCTTATTCAATCGTGTCTGA
- the AKAP14 gene encoding A-kinase anchor protein 14 isoform X1, with the protein MSETQNSTSQKAMDEDNKAASQTMPNTQDKNYEDELTQVALALVEDVINYAVKIVEEERNPLKNIKWMTHGEFTVEKGLKQIDEYFSKCVSKKCWAHGVEFVERKDLIHSFLYIYYVHWSISTADLPVARISAGTYFTMKVSKTKPPDAPIVVSYVGDHQALVHRPGMVRFRENWQKNLTDAKYSFMESFPFLFNRV; encoded by the exons atgagtgagACTCAAAATTCAACAAGCCAGAAAGCAATGGATGAGGATAACAAAGCCGCAAGCCAAACAATGCCGAATACACAAGACAAGAACTACGAGGATGAATTGACTCAAGTAGCTCTAGCTCTGGTTGAGGATGTCATCAATTATGCTGTTAAGATTGTGGAAG AGGAGCGAAACCCTTTGAAAAACATCAAGTGGATGACTCACGGTGAATTCACTGTGGAAAAGGGTCTTAAACAAATTGACGAATATTTTTCG AAGTGTGTTTCTAAAAAATGCTGGGCACATGGCGTAGAGTTTGTAGAGAGGAAAGACTTAATTCACAGCTTCCTCTACATCTACTATGTACACTGGAGTATCTCAACTGCTGACCTACCCGTAGCACGAATCTCTGCTGGTACCTACTTCACCATGAAGGTCTCCAAAACCAAACCGCCG GATGCACCCATTGTTGTTTCTTATGTAGGTGACCACCAAGCATTAGTTCACAG aCCAGGAATGGTTCGCTTTcgagaaaactggcagaagaatCTTACTGATGCCAAATATAGTTTCATGGAGTCATTCCCCTTCTTATTCAATCGTGTCTGA